The Echeneis naucrates chromosome 8, fEcheNa1.1, whole genome shotgun sequence genome has a window encoding:
- the unm_sa1261 gene encoding serine/threonine-protein kinase SBK1: MNSSTHGSRASIDILEELQLIAAQNLEKLDINKYYEVVRELGKGTYGKVDLVIHKIRGTKMALKFLRKKTTKLKSFLREYSISLYLSPCPFIINMYGIAFETDEYYIFAQEYALAGDLFDIIPPQVGLPEAVAKRCVHQVAIALDYLHCKKLVHRDIKPENILIFDKECRKVKLSDFGMTRRAGSPVKRVSGTIPYTAPELCDTSRHEGFCVDYSTDVWAFGVLLFCMLTGNFPWEKAMPNDAFYEEFVRWQRRRTGMVPSQWRRFTDEALRMFRRLLSIEQERRCSVKEVFSYFNQCWMLDTENGNGGGSGGLASGAPPLDISSSSSEEDVLVDRLKQQSLSPARAVAKGSIMMDTNYSSMSANSSPSSTGSYERVNRENNERGRILVTTPIEICV; this comes from the exons ATGAACTCCTCCACCCATGGCTCCCGCGCCTCCATCGACATCCTGGAGGAGCTCCAGCTGATCGCCGCACAGAACCTGGAAAAGCTGGACATCAACAAGTACTACGAGGTCGTCCGTGAACTGGGCAAGGGCACGTACGGGAAGGTGGACCTGGTCATCCACAAAATCAGAG GCACAAAAATGGCCCTGAAGTTTTTGAGGAAGAAGACCACCAAACTGAAGAGCTTCCTGCGAGAGTACAGCATCTCGCTCTACCTGTCGCCCTGCCCGTTCATCATCAACATGTACGGCATCGCCTTCGAGACAGACGAGTACTACATCTTCGCCCAGGAGTACGCTCTGGCCGGAGACCTGTTCGACATCATCCCTCCGCAG gtgGGGCTCCCCGAGGCGGTGGCGAAGCGCTGCGTGCACCAGGTGGCCATCGCTCTGGATTACCTGCACTGCAAGAAGCTGGTCCACAGAGACATCAAGCCGGAGAACATCCTCATCTTTGACAAAGAGTGCAGGAAGGTCAAGCTGTCAGACTTTGGCATGACGCGGCGCGCCGGATCTCCGGTGAAACGCGTGAGCGGCACGATCCCGTACACGGCGCCCGAGCTGTGCGACACCTCGCGGCACGAGggcttctgtgtggactacagCACGGACGTGTGGGCGTTTGGAGTGCTGCTCTTCTGCATGCTGACAGGAAACTTCCCCTGGGAGAAGGCCATGCCGAACGACGCCTTCTACGAGGAGTTTGTCCGCTGGCAGCGTCGCCGGACGGGGATGGTGCCCTCACAGTGGCGCCGCTTCACCGATGAAGCTCTGCGGATGTTTCGTAGGCTCCTCTCCATCGAGCAGGAGCGCCGCTGCTCCGTCAAAGAAGTCTTCAGCTACTTCAATCAGTGCTGGATGTTGGACACGGAGAACGGGAACGGCGGCGGCAGTGGTGGTCTGGCGAGCGGCGCTCCCCCTCTGGACATCAGCTCGTCCTCATCTGAAGAAGACGTGCTGGTGGACAGACTGAAGCAGCAGAGCCTTTCGCCCGCCCGCGCGGTGGCCAAGGGAAGCATCATGATGGACACCAACTACTCGTCCATGTCTGCCAACAGCTCGCCGTCTTCCACCGGCAGCTACGAGCGGGTCAACAGGGAGAACAACGAAAGGGGGCGCATCCTGGTGACCACGCCCATCGAGATC